From Aspergillus luchuensis IFO 4308 DNA, chromosome 2, nearly complete sequence:
CTGCTCTCCAATTACGCATccaatgatgatggggatgaactGGAGACCGGTTTGTTGAGCATCGAGATGAAATTTCTCCCCAAACGTGAGGGGCATCTCGACCACGAAGACGATATTTGCATAGCAGAAGGTGATAGCAGTAGCTAGAGCTGCTACCAAGATTCGAGGGTTCTTGGCTAGGCGGAATGGAGACACAAAATCCGAGATTCTGACGGGACGCGCATCAAGTCGTttgggcagcagcagcaaccacttATTACTATTCGCGAACTTTCGGAAGATCGAgaccttttcttcttcggcagCATCATTCTCAGGTTCCATAACACGAAGCAGCGTCTCCCCGCCAAGGCAGATATAAGCGACTGCCTGCAAGAAATTGATGACGGCAAATATCCAAAATATGAATTCCACGCGAATGTGCTGCACCACGAATCCCATGATAAAGGGACCAGCCGGGGTACCGAGGATGGTCATCAAAACCCACCATCCCACCTTCCGGGCATATTCATCCGGAGTAGATAGTTCAGCCACCACTCCACTTCCAATTCCAATCGGTGGAGATATGAAAGCTGCAGTCAAAACACGAGTGATCATCTGGCTAGCGTAACTTTCGCACCGGGCGCCTCCGATATTGCACACCATACTCGAAAGGACCGAAAATATCAGGATATAGTGGCGGCCATATCTTTCTGTGATGACAATCCAGAAAATTGGTGCTATTCCAAGTAGTACGATCTAAAGACGGATTCTAATCAACAAACCTGGTCCCACTCTGGGAATTTTTACGGAACAAGATACTTACTTGAATGGATACCAGGTAGCTTGCGTCAGCAAGGGACACGCCATAAGATTCCGCCATTGAAGAAGTTGCTGGCACGACTCCTGCTGCCATGAACACAGAGATCATGGAGTGGAATGAGACCATTAGAATCAtagcattcttcttccattgtgGCCAGTCGACAGCCTGGCGAGAAGTACTAGGTTCCATTGACGACGAAGGGACTGCTCCTTCCAATTGGACAGGAGGACCCGATTCACTTGACTCCAGATGCTGGAATCCGTTCTTTGGCTGAAGGTCGCCAGAGCCCGTGTCGCTCATGGTTGCGGGGAAGGATT
This genomic window contains:
- a CDS encoding uncharacterized protein (COG:G;~EggNog:ENOG410PW2X;~InterPro:IPR020846,IPR011701,IPR036259;~PFAM:PF07690;~TransMembrane:12 (i56-75o95-114i121-140o152-170i182-205o211-230i293-313o333-351i372-393o405-426i438-455o461-486i);~go_function: GO:0022857 - transmembrane transporter activity [Evidence IEA];~go_process: GO:0055085 - transmembrane transport [Evidence IEA]): MSDTGSGDLQPKNGFQHLESSESGPPVQLEGAVPSSSMEPSTSRQAVDWPQWKKNAMILMVSFHSMISVFMAAGVVPATSSMAESYGVSLADASYLVSIQIVLLGIAPIFWIVITERYGRHYILIFSVLSSMVCNIGGARCESYASQMITRVLTAAFISPPIGIGSGVVAELSTPDEYARKVGWWVLMTILGTPAGPFIMGFVVQHIRVEFIFWIFAVINFLQAVAYICLGGETLLRVMEPENDAAEEEKVSIFRKFANSNKWLLLLPKRLDARPVRISDFVSPFRLAKNPRILVAALATAITFCYANIVFVVEMPLTFGEKFHLDAQQTGLQFIPIIIGCVIGEQIGGPMSDYFMKVYRKRKGRVCPADRLWLTYLGFLTIIAGQLIWGFQLERAKSWNVTPCVGIAIASFGNQIQSTILTAYAIDTSPSGSASIGMLFNVIRLLYGFIGPFYFPYMFRALGFTGTAGLMSGIVVLCGIIPILIVQVTSPRE